A genomic region of Acidobacteriota bacterium contains the following coding sequences:
- a CDS encoding deoxyhypusine synthase family protein: protein MAKTSRFLQGPRIEPQPIAPKTEVARLVDGAFLAYNAGRLHDACQLFSRKMLKRDVTVGLSLTGALTPAGIGRSCIVPLLRAGFVDWIVST, encoded by the coding sequence ATGGCCAAGACCTCGCGCTTTCTCCAAGGACCACGCATCGAACCCCAGCCCATCGCCCCGAAGACGGAGGTGGCCCGTTTGGTGGACGGGGCCTTCCTGGCCTACAACGCCGGACGTCTCCACGACGCCTGCCAGCTGTTCAGCCGGAAGATGCTGAAGCGCGACGTGACGGTGGGCCTGAGCCTCACCGGCGCCCTCACTCCGGCGGGGATCGGGCGGTCGTGCATCGTCCCTCTCCTGCGGGCGGGGTTCGTGGACTGGATCGTTTCCACCG
- a CDS encoding DNA translocase FtsK 4TM domain-containing protein produces the protein MGRFRKDQAAGSGEEAPVSPVAKPKPLDLGREVAAILLFAATLLTLLSLLSYSPYDPGAFSFGTVTLTPRNWVGILGAYWASLLIHMVGLTAVYVPIFTGRLGLAVLLKEPLLRPGRYLLWLSLMLSQAVFLQRALGTVEVPFLTRGAPIAPGGVLSIVLGELIERALGGPGAVLVLLLWVLVSLAIFFRISLFGWAVRLASPVAGLWRSWNLRRERGRQEKDREAMRDQIRQRQQERVQREDERKTERPVRIAQRAPTAPSLPLEPGPDSGFRIPPSDLLDPPKPRASVNEQDLREKAARIEERLGEFDIAGEVLEIHPGPVVTIFEFKPAPGVKYARITSLEEDLALALKADHIRVDRVSGKSHVGIEVPNENREIIAFRELIESKAYSETPGRLPLALGKTVEGVPYVTTLDRMPHLLVAGTTGSGKSVGINALIHSILFRASPDEVKFILVDPKQVELKVYEGLPHLMTPVVTDVKKAANALNWAVREMTERYKLLAGARVRSIDQYNAWVRSLTPQSALEAATSLNRPLPYIVIIIDELYDLMASVAKEVETAIARLSAMARAVGIHLILATQRPSRDVITGVIKSNLSARLAFQVREKLESRLILDQNGAETLEGRGDMLFLPPGSGRLVRVHGGFLSTAETQRVIQYLSRQGAPAFDPEVLRDAPPLNGQGGEGGGEGGEEDPLYRDALKLVVQTGVASASNLQRRMRIGYARAARLLDVMEQRGIVGPADGAKPREILISPEEVE, from the coding sequence ATGGGGAGGTTCAGAAAGGACCAGGCGGCGGGATCCGGTGAGGAGGCCCCCGTCTCCCCGGTGGCCAAGCCCAAGCCCCTCGACCTGGGCCGGGAAGTCGCCGCCATCCTCCTCTTCGCCGCCACGCTCCTCACGCTCCTGTCGCTCCTCTCTTACAGCCCGTACGATCCGGGGGCCTTCTCCTTCGGGACGGTGACGCTCACGCCCCGGAATTGGGTGGGCATCCTGGGCGCCTATTGGGCTTCCCTGCTCATCCACATGGTCGGGCTCACGGCCGTCTACGTGCCGATCTTCACGGGGAGGCTGGGCCTGGCCGTCCTCCTCAAGGAGCCTCTCCTGCGGCCCGGCCGGTACCTCCTCTGGCTCTCCCTCATGCTCAGCCAGGCCGTCTTCCTCCAGCGGGCCCTGGGGACCGTGGAGGTCCCGTTCCTCACCCGGGGGGCGCCGATCGCGCCGGGGGGCGTCCTGTCCATCGTTCTGGGAGAGCTCATCGAGCGGGCTCTCGGGGGGCCGGGTGCGGTCCTCGTTCTCCTGCTCTGGGTCCTGGTGTCGCTCGCGATCTTCTTCCGCATCTCCCTCTTCGGGTGGGCGGTCCGGCTCGCCTCCCCGGTGGCGGGGCTCTGGCGCTCCTGGAACCTCCGGCGCGAGAGGGGCCGCCAGGAAAAGGACCGAGAGGCCATGCGGGACCAGATCCGGCAAAGGCAGCAGGAGCGCGTCCAGCGCGAGGACGAGCGGAAAACAGAGCGCCCCGTCCGCATCGCCCAGCGGGCGCCCACGGCCCCTTCTCTCCCCCTGGAACCCGGACCCGATTCGGGGTTTCGCATTCCGCCGTCGGACCTCCTGGATCCGCCCAAGCCGCGGGCCTCGGTGAACGAGCAGGACCTGCGCGAAAAGGCCGCCCGCATCGAGGAGCGCCTGGGCGAATTCGACATCGCGGGAGAGGTCCTCGAAATCCACCCAGGCCCCGTGGTCACGATCTTCGAATTCAAGCCGGCCCCGGGGGTCAAATACGCCCGCATCACGAGCCTTGAGGAGGACCTGGCCCTCGCCCTCAAGGCCGACCACATTCGCGTGGACCGGGTGAGCGGGAAGTCCCACGTGGGCATCGAAGTGCCCAACGAGAACCGCGAGATCATCGCCTTCCGGGAGCTCATCGAGTCCAAGGCCTATTCCGAGACGCCGGGGCGCCTCCCTCTGGCCCTGGGCAAGACCGTGGAGGGCGTCCCCTACGTGACGACCCTCGACCGGATGCCCCACCTCCTGGTGGCCGGAACCACGGGCTCGGGCAAGAGCGTGGGCATCAACGCCCTCATCCACAGCATCCTCTTCCGGGCATCGCCGGACGAGGTCAAGTTCATCCTGGTGGACCCGAAGCAGGTGGAACTCAAGGTGTACGAAGGGTTGCCCCACCTCATGACGCCCGTGGTCACGGACGTCAAGAAGGCTGCCAACGCCCTCAACTGGGCCGTGCGGGAGATGACCGAGCGGTACAAGCTCCTGGCTGGGGCGCGCGTCCGGAGCATCGACCAGTACAACGCCTGGGTCCGCAGCCTGACGCCCCAGTCGGCCCTGGAGGCGGCCACCTCACTCAACCGCCCCCTGCCCTACATCGTGATCATCATCGACGAGCTCTACGACCTCATGGCCTCCGTCGCCAAGGAGGTGGAGACGGCCATCGCCCGCCTCTCGGCCATGGCCCGCGCCGTGGGGATCCACCTCATCCTGGCCACCCAGCGCCCCAGCCGGGACGTCATCACAGGCGTCATCAAGAGCAACCTGTCCGCCCGCCTGGCCTTCCAGGTCCGAGAGAAGCTGGAGAGCCGGCTCATCCTCGACCAGAACGGCGCGGAGACCCTGGAGGGCCGGGGCGACATGCTCTTCCTTCCCCCGGGGTCGGGCCGGCTCGTGAGGGTCCACGGCGGGTTCCTTTCCACCGCCGAGACACAGAGGGTCATCCAGTACCTCTCCCGCCAGGGGGCGCCCGCCTTCGATCCGGAGGTGCTCCGGGACGCGCCTCCCTTGAACGGCCAGGGGGGCGAGGGCGGCGGCGAGGG
- a CDS encoding TIGR02757 family protein: MSSRTVSPDQARLRDGLEALAKDLRAGALRADPVRFPRRYVAREDREAAALVSSLFAYGNVRAMGAFLERVFFRLGPAPAAALRAGIGAEEIPPYRFQTSSDVAAFLSSAGRVLARTGTLEGFFQEGAEEGLEALSRRLRRECGRLTRGLAHLLPLPSSGSACKRWWMFLRWMVRPDDGVDLGLWSALRPSELRMPVDTHVARIALALGLARRRTPDRAFALELTDALARLHPEDPTRYDFALAHLGISRSCRGRTVESLCAACSLRGRCVLGAGGAGPRAESLPPRTRARYARTTEERHGEVQKGPGGGIR; encoded by the coding sequence ATTTCCTCACGAACCGTTTCGCCTGATCAGGCCCGTCTCCGGGACGGTCTGGAGGCCCTGGCGAAGGACCTTCGCGCCGGCGCGCTGAGGGCCGATCCTGTCCGCTTCCCGCGCCGGTACGTCGCACGGGAGGACCGCGAGGCGGCGGCCCTCGTGTCCTCCCTCTTCGCGTACGGGAACGTGAGGGCCATGGGCGCCTTCCTGGAGAGAGTGTTCTTTCGACTCGGTCCGGCGCCGGCGGCCGCCCTTCGCGCCGGAATCGGCGCCGAAGAGATTCCCCCCTATCGCTTCCAGACCTCCTCGGACGTGGCGGCCTTTCTCTCGTCGGCCGGCCGGGTGCTGGCCCGAACGGGCACCCTGGAAGGGTTCTTCCAGGAAGGCGCGGAGGAGGGGCTCGAAGCCCTGAGCCGGAGGCTCCGGCGGGAGTGCGGCCGTCTGACGCGCGGCCTGGCGCACCTTCTCCCTCTCCCCTCTTCGGGATCCGCCTGCAAACGCTGGTGGATGTTCCTGCGATGGATGGTCCGTCCCGACGACGGAGTGGACCTGGGGCTCTGGAGCGCCCTGCGACCGTCGGAACTCCGCATGCCCGTGGACACGCACGTGGCGCGGATCGCCTTGGCTCTCGGGCTCGCCCGCAGGCGCACCCCCGACCGGGCCTTCGCCTTGGAGCTCACGGACGCGCTCGCCCGGCTCCATCCGGAGGACCCGACCCGATACGACTTCGCCCTGGCCCATCTCGGCATTTCCCGCTCCTGCCGCGGGAGGACCGTGGAGTCCCTCTGCGCCGCCTGCTCCCTCAGGGGACGGTGCGTCCTGGGCGCGGGCGGCGCCGGCCCGCGGGCCGAATCCTTGCCCCCAAGGACCCGCGCGCGCTATGCTCGCACCACGGAGGAGAGGCATGGGGAGGTTCAGAAAGGACCAGGCGGCGGGATCCGGTGA
- a CDS encoding MotA/TolQ/ExbB proton channel family protein — MVLTLAAATLSEMLAHSGFVAKSVLLILLVFSLISWTIMIDRFYNYRKLKKRSQDFYEVLRASQRVTDMLVAAKASKDSPLREMFMETYRELHDQVKDQMGAAGGASTGVSPDLRPQIRHTENLERTLTRVMRDQTILLESGLAFLATTATATPFVGLFGTVWGIMEAFRAIGISGSATLASVAPGISEALITTAAGLFAAIPAVIGYNLLGRKVKTFHAYMEQYGLDLINFLTNRFA, encoded by the coding sequence ATGGTCCTCACCCTCGCCGCCGCAACCCTGAGCGAGATGCTCGCCCACTCCGGATTCGTGGCCAAAAGCGTGCTCCTCATCCTTCTCGTCTTCTCCCTCATCTCCTGGACCATCATGATCGACCGCTTTTACAACTACCGAAAGCTCAAGAAGCGCTCCCAGGACTTCTACGAGGTCTTGCGCGCCTCCCAGAGGGTCACGGACATGCTCGTGGCGGCCAAGGCCTCGAAGGACTCGCCCCTCCGGGAGATGTTCATGGAGACCTACCGGGAGCTCCACGACCAGGTGAAGGACCAGATGGGGGCCGCAGGCGGCGCCTCCACGGGCGTATCCCCCGATTTGCGCCCCCAGATCCGCCACACGGAGAATCTCGAACGGACCCTCACACGCGTCATGCGGGACCAGACCATCCTCCTCGAATCCGGCCTGGCTTTCCTCGCCACCACGGCCACCGCCACGCCCTTCGTGGGCCTCTTCGGCACCGTCTGGGGCATCATGGAGGCCTTCCGCGCCATCGGGATCTCGGGCAGCGCCACCCTGGCCTCCGTGGCCCCCGGAATCTCCGAGGCCCTCATCACCACGGCCGCGGGCCTCTTCGCCGCCATCCCCGCCGTCATCGGATACAACCTTTTGGGCAGGAAGGTGAAGACCTTCCACGCCTACATGGAGCAGTACGGTCTCGACCTCATCAATTTCCTCACGAACCGTTTCGCCTGA